One part of the Oceanivirga salmonicida genome encodes these proteins:
- a CDS encoding alpha/beta hydrolase family protein, with protein sequence MKKLLFFIMIIFGMLTFSKKRVENIEINNGFYKIPAIYTYDDEIKNMPLVIMLHGTASNKDEVDGTYIKLSNKLYEKGISSIRFDFIGTGDSKVDYLHYTISSAVSDTNRVIEFARSRTNNNIGLLGWSQGGTIALLAGANKELSSISTWAGSLDIYKNFYKMHEEAKKNGFAIMKFEWREPLRISLQWFNETKDLDMIGYIRKIKVPIMALAGTKDDVVNPKQATVIVKNSNNKKSKVVLIKDSNHIFNIFTNNSKVDEGIEKTTDWFVETLK encoded by the coding sequence ATGAAAAAATTATTGTTTTTTATTATGATAATTTTTGGTATGTTAACCTTTTCTAAAAAAAGAGTAGAAAATATAGAAATAAATAATGGATTTTATAAAATTCCAGCAATATATACTTATGATGATGAAATTAAAAATATGCCTTTGGTTATTATGTTACATGGAACTGCATCAAATAAAGATGAAGTAGACGGTACATATATAAAATTATCTAATAAATTATATGAAAAAGGAATTTCAAGCATTAGGTTTGATTTTATAGGTACTGGAGATTCAAAAGTAGATTATTTACATTATACAATATCTAGTGCTGTGAGTGATACTAATAGAGTAATAGAATTTGCTAGAAGTAGAACTAATAATAATATTGGATTATTAGGTTGGAGTCAAGGTGGAACTATCGCATTATTAGCAGGAGCAAATAAAGAATTATCATCTATTTCAACTTGGGCAGGGTCGTTAGATATATATAAAAATTTTTATAAAATGCATGAAGAAGCTAAAAAAAATGGTTTTGCAATTATGAAATTTGAATGGAGAGAACCTCTTAGAATATCATTGCAATGGTTTAATGAAACTAAGGATTTAGATATGATAGGGTATATAAGAAAAATTAAGGTTCCTATAATGGCACTTGCAGGTACAAAAGATGATGTAGTTAATCCAAAACAAGCAACAGTAATAGTTAAAAATTCAAATAATAAAAAATCAAAAGTTGTTTTAATAAAAGACTCTAATCATATTTTTAATATTTTTACTAATAATTCAAAAGTTGATGAGGGAATAGAAAAAACAACAGATTGGTTTGTTGAAACATTAAAATAA
- a CDS encoding adenylate kinase gives MNIILFGAPGAGKGTQAKKLIEKYDIPQISTGDILRAAIAKQTKLGLEAKKFMDAGNLVPDSVVMGLIEERLKEQDCNKGYILDGFPRTVAQAEFLDKVANIDKVIALDVPKSAIVERITGRRTSKKTGKIYHIKFNPPVDENPEDLVQRADDTEEAVIKRLEAYDNQTLPVLEYYKKKDKVVVVDGYRKPDEITKDLIKLLGE, from the coding sequence ATGAACATAATATTATTTGGAGCACCAGGTGCTGGTAAAGGAACACAAGCTAAAAAATTAATTGAAAAATATGATATACCTCAAATATCAACTGGAGATATATTAAGAGCAGCAATAGCAAAACAAACTAAATTAGGTTTAGAGGCTAAGAAATTTATGGACGCAGGTAATTTAGTGCCTGATAGTGTTGTTATGGGTCTTATAGAAGAAAGATTAAAAGAACAAGATTGTAATAAAGGTTATATTTTAGATGGTTTCCCTAGAACAGTTGCACAAGCGGAGTTTTTAGATAAGGTTGCAAATATAGATAAGGTTATAGCGTTAGATGTACCTAAATCTGCAATAGTTGAAAGAATAACTGGTAGAAGAACATCTAAAAAGACAGGAAAGATATATCATATAAAATTCAATCCACCAGTAGATGAAAATCCGGAAGATTTAGTACAAAGAGCAGATGATACAGAAGAAGCAGTAATAAAAAGATTAGAAGCATATGATAATCAAACATTACCTGTTTTAGAGTATTATAAAAAGAAAGATAAAGTTGTAGTAGTTGATGGTTATAGAAAACCTGATGAAATTACAAAAGACTTAATTAAACTTTTAGGAGAATAA
- a CDS encoding XAC2610-related protein, which produces MKKILIYLIMSIPLFSKTITKTQNYSDKYTISVTANIDENEKSDKIYSEAVILLIDKKTKKTIAKINSEIPIDIKNKDINLNSSLPNNIINYDFEAIIIHEDFNFDGKKDFAILNDGSSCYGGPAYSIYIETKKGLKYSSEFTNLIAETCGMFKVDYENKKIYAFSKSGAATHYYYTFKVVGDKPILMESVTEQHRRYVLDILKETYIGNKTISKQQYTWHDFDKTKLKKVYSLNFKNSKQMILYEIDNIIIYVFENKGNIDLYYANDFYYDKDKKTLSFINDNIKYEIYNGGIIITKGKKKINIKAIRKNDKNLNIDLNLENVYKK; this is translated from the coding sequence ATGAAAAAAATTTTAATATATTTAATAATGTCAATACCTTTATTTAGTAAAACTATTACAAAGACTCAAAATTATTCAGATAAATATACTATATCTGTAACTGCTAATATAGATGAAAACGAAAAATCAGATAAAATTTATTCAGAAGCAGTTATTTTACTTATTGATAAAAAAACAAAAAAAACAATTGCCAAAATTAATTCAGAAATTCCTATTGATATTAAAAATAAAGATATTAATTTAAATTCTAGTCTACCTAACAATATTATAAATTACGATTTTGAAGCAATAATAATACATGAGGATTTTAATTTTGATGGCAAAAAAGATTTTGCTATTTTAAATGATGGTTCTAGTTGCTATGGTGGACCAGCATATTCAATATATATAGAAACTAAAAAGGGTTTGAAATATAGTTCTGAATTTACCAACTTAATAGCTGAAACTTGCGGAATGTTTAAAGTGGATTATGAGAATAAAAAAATATATGCTTTTTCTAAAAGTGGAGCAGCAACTCATTATTATTATACTTTTAAAGTTGTAGGTGATAAACCTATTTTAATGGAAAGTGTTACAGAGCAACATAGAAGATATGTTTTAGACATTTTAAAAGAAACTTATATTGGAAATAAAACTATATCTAAGCAACAATATACTTGGCATGATTTTGATAAAACAAAATTAAAAAAGGTTTATAGTTTAAATTTTAAAAATAGCAAACAAATGATTTTATATGAAATTGATAATATAATAATTTATGTTTTTGAAAATAAAGGGAATATAGATTTATATTATGCAAATGATTTTTATTATGATAAAGATAAAAAAACATTAAGTTTTATAAATGATAATATAAAATATGAAATATATAATGGTGGAATAATTATTACAAAAGGTAAAAAGAAAATAAATATTAAAGCGATTAGAAAAAATGATAAAAATTTGAATATAGATTTAAATTTAGAAAATGTATATAAGAAATAG
- the ftsZ gene encoding cell division protein FtsZ, producing MFDNNIQDIETKGTKIKIVGVGGAGANVLNDLINHGIKDVTYFAINTDEQDLRKSKADEKMALGHLGAGANPEVAKVAAEGKKREIEDSIKGQDMIFITAGMGGGTGTGAAPVVAQVAKELDIVTVAIVTRPFSFEGIKRKNNANYGIEELKKYVDTLIVIPNNKLLELSKENKSFPEHLKNSNEIIRFGIKGISELITKQGYINLDFADVEAIVKGSGIALFGFGESEAGEPVESLVERTISNPLLERDIKGATKILVNVTGGDTLTMEGVQKILEMISERASGSKDGVENLILGSIYESDRENVVLSVIATGFEENAENLEGLSSDLYGGKIFEEEKKDFDIVPKF from the coding sequence ATGTTTGATAATAATATTCAAGATATTGAAACAAAAGGAACAAAGATAAAGATAGTAGGTGTTGGTGGAGCAGGTGCTAATGTATTAAATGATTTAATTAATCACGGAATAAAAGATGTTACTTATTTTGCGATAAATACAGATGAACAAGATTTAAGAAAATCAAAAGCAGATGAAAAAATGGCATTAGGGCATTTAGGTGCAGGAGCAAATCCAGAAGTTGCCAAAGTAGCAGCTGAAGGTAAAAAAAGAGAAATTGAGGATTCAATAAAAGGTCAAGATATGATATTTATAACTGCTGGTATGGGTGGTGGAACTGGTACAGGAGCAGCCCCAGTAGTTGCACAAGTTGCAAAAGAATTAGATATAGTAACAGTTGCTATTGTTACAAGACCATTTAGTTTTGAAGGAATAAAAAGAAAAAATAATGCAAATTATGGTATAGAAGAGTTAAAAAAATATGTAGATACATTAATTGTTATACCAAATAATAAATTATTAGAATTATCAAAAGAAAATAAATCATTCCCTGAGCATTTGAAAAATTCAAATGAGATTATTAGATTTGGAATTAAAGGAATTTCAGAATTAATTACTAAGCAAGGGTATATAAATTTAGATTTTGCTGATGTTGAAGCAATAGTAAAAGGTTCAGGTATAGCATTATTTGGATTTGGTGAGTCTGAAGCAGGTGAACCAGTAGAATCATTAGTTGAAAGAACAATATCTAATCCATTATTAGAAAGAGATATTAAAGGTGCAACTAAGATATTAGTAAATGTTACTGGTGGAGATACTTTAACTATGGAAGGTGTACAAAAGATATTAGAAATGATTTCTGAAAGAGCTTCTGGAAGTAAAGATGGAGTAGAAAACTTAATTTTAGGAAGTATATATGAAAGTGATAGAGAGAATGTAGTATTATCAGTTATAGCAACTGGATTTGAAGAAAATGCTGAAAATTTAGAGGGATTATCTAGCGACCTTTATGGTGGAAAGATTTTTGAAGAAGAAAAGAAAGATTTTGATATAGTTCCTAAATTTTAA